In the genome of Luteitalea pratensis, the window GGGCTCCGGCTGAGTCCATGACGCTCTCGATCCGTCGGGTGTCGGGTATTCCTTACCGTCGACCTTGAACGAGTATTTGAAGCCCTGGCCGTCGAAGGTCATCGTACCGTCGGCGCCGCTCGAGATCGTGACGGTATCGCCGGTGAGCTGACTCCTGGCAGCATTGAACTTCCACTTGCCGACGTAGGCGGGTTCGGCGGCAACGAGGCTGACGCCGGCGAGCATGACGAGAGCGGCGGTCTCACGAAGGCGTGTGTTCACAGGCGGTCTCCATTTCTTCGGCCTGTGGCCGAATGTTCGCATGTAGTAAGTTGCCCTTCGGCCTCCTGGTCGAAGCGAGAAACGGTAAGTCTCGTCGCAACGTTGCATGATCATCGTCCCGAAGACGTGACACGTCGCCGCACCTCGTCGAGGAAGTTCAGCACCAGCGTCACCTGCTGCTGCGCCGGTTGCGGCGCGTCGGCCGAGAGCACGGCGGCGACGCGCTTGCCGTCCGGCGCCAGATCGAACGACGGGACCCCGAGGTTGTGCAGGCGCCGGTCGGACCACACCCGTGGCCGTCCCGCGACAAACGCTCCATCTGTCACCGTGTAGGGCACGACCATCAGGCGAAGGTCCTCCCTGCGGTAGAAGAGTTCGTTCGCGCTGCGCGACCACACAGGATGCATGCCGCCAGCAGTCGAGATGACCCACTGCCGGCCCGTATCGGGGAAGCCGCGCACGTAGATTTCTATCCGTCCCGAGTCGGCCGCCATGAGCGCCATCCAGCGCCCGTCCGGCGAGAAGGCCGGAAGCGGGCTGTTCCATTTCCAGTTCCGATATGCCAGGGATTCAGCGAGGCGCAACCGGCCGGTGCTGACGTCGACTGCCGCAGTCTGGATGAGGCTGCCGCTGCCGGGCAGGATGTCGAAGAAGGCGAAGACCTTGCCGTCCGGCGAGAACGAACCGGGAAACTGCTGGCCCTGCTGGCGTGCCGTCAAGGGCTCGGCCGGACTCGCGCCATCGGCGCGCCTCCAGAACAACCGACCAGAGGATTGGAAGACCACGTACTGTCCATCCGGACTCCAGACGGGATCGCTGTGCACGCCCGATCCCTCGGTGAGCTTCGTGCGCGTCCCTCGCTGCCAGTCGTACACCAAGATGTCCGAGGTCGCTCCCTCGTTCAACTCGAACGCGACGCGGCTGCCGTCAGGCGACACGCGAGGGAACTGGTAGAACGCCGGCTCGAGACCCATCGATTCGGTCCGTCCCGTGCTGTCCAGCCATTCGAGGACCCGCAGTCCGCTCGTCGCGCCGCGCCGGTAGACCATGGTGCCGTCCGATGACATGTCGATCTGCGCCGATCCGAACTCGGGCGCGGCGGCGATCCCCTCGAGCACCGCGACCGCATCACCGCGCACTTCAAGTCGGTCGAGGTCGAACGGCACTGCGTACAGTGTGCCCTTCGACACGTATGCGAGGTGCCCGGTCGGCAGATAGCGAGGCGCCATGCCGGCATTCGGGAGCACGACCTTCTGGACGTGTCGCTCGAAGTCCATGACACCGATGTCGGCTGACGTGTAGTTGCCGCGCGTCCTGCCGATCGTGAACAGGACCGCCGTGCCGCCGGGGAGGAAATGAGGCCAGCGATGATTCAGCGCTCCAGCGTCCAGACTGGTGGCGCGGGTGACCGTGCCACCATCTGCGGGTACCAGCGACAATCCGCTCCGCGCATCGAGCGCCGCGATGATCTTGCCATCCTTCCCCCAACTCCCACCCCGACCCTGGGGCGCATCGCACAGCGCGACCGGATCTCCTCCAGCGAGACGGAGTTTCATGAGCTTGCCGGCCGCGAAGAACCCGACCCATTCCCCGTCAGGTGAGAAGAACGGTGCGTATCCGCCGTCGGTGCCGGCCAACGGCGTCGCCTCCCCTTGATCGAGGGGGCGCGTCGAGAGGATCTGGGATCCAGCGCGATCTGTCGAGACGAACACGATGCGCTTTCCGTCAGGAGAGAGGATCGTCGAGGCTCCGGCGGGGGCCGTACCCGCCGTGACGTCAGAGTCCAGGTGGAGCGCGATGCTGGCTGAAGCGCGCAGGGGGGACTCTGGCGGCGCGCCCATACGGAACCATCCGAGCGCGGCGCCCGAGACAGCAAGCATCCCCAAGGCGATGGCCACGCTTCGCCACCGCGGGAAGCTGCGCCGCACGGGATACAACCGCGGAGCCTCGCCTGGAGTGTCAGCGCGGCTTTCGGCAATCCATCGCAACTCGCCTCCGACATCGCCGATGTTCTGCCAGCGCTCGTCCGGGTTCTTCGCGAGGCAGCGCGCTACGACGTGGTCCAGCAAGCGAGGCGCCAGTGGCTGGTTTGACGAGATCGGCGGCGGCTGATCTCGGAGAATCGCTCCGATGACCGCCGCGGCAGAGGGACCGTCGAACGGGCGACGACCGGTCGCCATCTCGTAGACCACCGTGCCGAAGGCCCAGACGTCGCTCCGCGCATCGGCTTCGTGGCCCTCGACCTGCTCGGGCGCCATGTAGTGCACGGTCCCGATCAACGTGCCCGCCGTGGTAACGGGCGCTTCACTCGCGACCTGCGTAACCCCTGGCTCGGCGTTCGCCTTCGATGGCGCCAACATCTTCGCCAGGCCGAAGTCGAGCAGTTTCGCCCCGGTGCTGGTCAACATGATGTTGGCGGGCTTGAGATCGCGATGCGTGATGTTGGCGCGATGTGTGCGCTCCATCGCGCCGGCGACCTCCAGGCCGATGCGCAGGACGTCGTCGAGCGGCAACGGACGTCCGGTCGCGAGGCGCGCGGCCAGCGTCTGACCCTCGAGGCAAGGCATCACCAGGTACAGCAGGCCGTCCCGCTCGCCGATGTCGTACACGCTGCAGATGTGCGGATCGTCCAGAGCCGCGATGGCGCGTGCCTCCCGTTCGAAGCGCGCACGCAGTTCGGCGTCGGCGCTGCCAGTGAGGTCCGGCGCGACCACCTTGAGGGCGACGGTGCGACCGAGGCGCACGTCGCGGGCGCGGTACACCTCGCCCATGCCCCCGGATCCCAGGTGGCTCAGGATTTCGTACGAGCCGACTCGCTCACCAGGTGCGAGACGCATGGCGTTGGGCCAGGTCGGCGCGCGCGTACAGCGACGGCCGTGGGCCTTGAGCCCGCTCCTGCGTCACTTGCGCTGTCGTGCCTACCGGAATGGCCATGATGTTACCGCAGTCAGTGGGGCAGGCCGCGTGCGCCTGGTCGCAAACGATGCAGGTACGCGCAGGCCCGGCCGCGGCGAGTGTCCCGGTCGCGGGCGCCGCCTCTCATGCAGTGGACGCCACTCGCTGCTGCACCGGAAAGAGTCTGCTTCTGACCAGATTCGGCTCGAAGACTCCTGATGGTCAGTCATGAGCCGTCACGTGAACGGTCATCGAGGCTGCGCAACGACAGTCTCGGCGCGAGTTACCACGCTGGTGGCGCTTGCAGCATGACAACGATCGTTCGGACTCCCTCCACGTAGTGCCCCACCCGCAGGTTCTCGTCGAACGTGTGCTGGTTGTTGTCGCCGTTGACGAGTGGAACGATCACGAACGGCGCCCCGAGCATTTCCACCAGGGAGTCGGTGGGGACACTGCCACCCATCATGCGGATGCGGACGGGCTCGCCGGACAGGCTGGCCTTCTGCAGGGATTGGTATGCCCATTTGCCAAGCGGCGATTCGAGCGGCGTCCTGACGGCGCGGCCGGCGGAGCCCAGGGTGAGGGTGGCGAGTTTGTCGTAGGCGGCGCGGTCCTGGTCGGAGGGTGCGCCGTCGACCAGGCGATATCCCTGTTGCTCTATATGTGCCTTCAGGAGGCCGAAGAGGTAATTGGGTGGGGCTTCGGGGGTGGTTCTGAGGTCGAACTCGGCGATGGCCTGGTGGGGGATGATGTTGGAAGCCTTTTCGCCGACGGAAGCAGCGGCCATGCTGCGGACGTTGAGCGAGGGGAACTGGATCGCTTCCTGGAGGTTGCCGCCGACCAGTTCCGCGAGCTTGATGCCGGTGCTGCGCCGGATGGCGGCTTCGTCGTCGCCGGTATCGGCGAGGATCTGTTTCTCGGCGTCGGAGAGTGTGATCCGGTCGTAGTAACCGGCGACGGTCACCCGTCCCTGGTCGTCTTTCATGGAGGCGATCAGGCGCGAGAGGCGCACGGCGGGGTTGGGGACGTAGTTGCCGAAGTGGCCGCTGTGCAGGGGCTGCTTGGGGCCGTGGACGACGAGGGTGACGCGCGCGCTGCCGCGGTTGCCGAAGATGAGTGTGGGGCGCTCGCTCTGGTGGCGCGGGCCGTCGTGAATGACTATGGCGTCGGAGTGCAGGAGATGCTTGCTGGCGGTGACGACGTCGGGGATGGACGGGTAACCCTGTTCCTCCTCGCTGTCGAGCAGCACCTTGACGTTGAAAGCCGGATCGACGCCCATCTGCTTCAGGCCGTCGAAGGCGGCGAGCAACATCATGATCGGGCCCTTGTCGTCAGAGGACGCGCGGGCGAACACGCGAAGATCCGGATCGAGGGGAGTCGCGAAAAGCGCCTCCGTCGGGATGATGTGCCAGTTATTGGAAGAATCCCTTTTCTTCACCACCGGCTGCCAGGGGCTTGGCTGCGACCACTCCTTGTCCACGACCGGTTGGCCGTCGAGGTGCATGTAGTAGAGGACGGTCTTCGCGCCGGCGATCTTCTTCGGCCATTCGGCGAAGAGCATCGGCTTGCTCTTGTTCGCGAGCTGCTTGGTGACGAAGCCGCGCTGCGTGAACGCACGCTCCAGGAAGTCGATGTTCTTCTGGATGTCGGGCGGGTTGATCGCGTCGTTGGGCAGGGCGAGGAGCTGGAGGTATTCACCGAAGCTAGCTTGCGCGAGTTTCTGCCCGGCTTGGAGAGAGAGCGGCTCCTGGGCAAGGGCCAGAGTCGGAATCGCGAGCAAGATGAGCGACAGTCGAAGCATGGCGTCCCCTTCCCGGAGCAATCAAGGGATGGATAGCCTACTGCACCAGGAACAGTCCGCCCAGGGAGAAGTCAGCAGCTGCTGCTGAATGACCGTACTGGGAGTAGAGTTCAGGGCACGTGGCTCTCCCCCCTTATGATCGGCAGCACCTGAAAGAGGTGTTCGCGGGCGCACGGGCGTTGCCCGCGGATCGGCGCGCAGCGTACCTGGCCGAGGCCTGCGACGGCAACGAGGCGCTGCGTCTGGAAGTGGAGTCGCCCCTGTCGTCGGACGAGCGCATCAAGAAGAGCTTTCTCGAGGCGCCAGCGGTGGTGCGGGGTGACGACACCAGCGTGATAGGGAGCCTCGAGGGGCAGCGCATCGGCCCGTATCAGCTCGCGTCGTGTATCGGCGCGGGCGGGATGGGCGAGGTCTACCGGGCCCGCGACACGACGCTCAATCGCCAGGTCGCGATCAAGGTCCTGCTGCCCGCCGTTGCCAGCGATCCCGAGCGCCTCGCCCGCTTCCGGCGAGAGGCGCGGGTGCTTGCGTCGCTCAATCATCAGCACATCGCGCAGATCCACGGGTTCGAAGACGCCGACGGCGCACACGCCCTGGTGATGGAGCTGGTCGAGGGCCCGACACTCGCCGATCGGATCGTCAGCGGGGCGATTCCCATCAACGAGGCGCTCGCTATCGCGTCGCAGATCGCGGACGCCCTCGAAGCCGCGCACGAGCAAGGGATCATCCATCGGGACCTGAAGCCCGCGAACATCAAGGTCCGCGAGGACGGCACGGTGAAAGTGCTCCGGCTGCCCAGGCGGTGGTGGACTCTCTGCGGATCCAATCGCCGGCGACCGTCGCGGCGCCTTCAGACCGAGCCTCATCGAGACGTCGACAGCGGCAATGGACAATGCTCGCGGGCGTTGCAGCTGTCGCTGTCCTGGTCGCGGCCGGTGGTGTCTGGCGCCTGTGGCAACAGGATTACCTCTGGCAGAATCCTCTGGCCGACGCCACCGTCGAGCGTCTCACCGATTTCGCAGGGGAGGAAGCTGACGCGGCAATCTCGCCAGACGGAAAGTTCATGACCTTTCTCTCGGACCGCGACGGGCCATTCGACGCCTGGATCAGCCAGATTGGCAGCGGCGAGTTCGTCAACATCACCAGGGGACGGTTTCAGCTCATGAACAACCCCAACACCCGCTCCGCCGGCTTTTCCGGCGACGGCGCGCAGGTGTGGTTCATGCAGTTGGTCAGTGCTCGACCTCTGAGATGGACCTCATGGATCTCTCCCGCCCTGGGCGGGGCTCCGCGTACCTTTGTGGAAGGCGGGTTGGACCCCATCTGGTCGCCCGATGGAAGAAACGTCGTCTATCACACCAATGTTCTCGGCGATCCCATCTTCATCGCGGACCGGAACGGCAACAATCCCAGACAGATATTCGTGGCACCGCCGGGTGTGCATGGCCACTATCTGACGTGGTCGCCCGACGGTCGATTCATCTATTTCGTGAGGGGCACCCTCCAGAACGAGGAAATGGATATCTGGCGCAT includes:
- a CDS encoding protein kinase domain-containing protein, whose amino-acid sequence is MRLAPGERVGSYEILSHLGSGGMGEVYRARDVRLGRTVALKVVAPDLTGSADAELRARFEREARAIAALDDPHICSVYDIGERDGLLYLVMPCLEGQTLAARLATGRPLPLDDVLRIGLEVAGAMERTHRANITHRDLKPANIMLTSTGAKLLDFGLAKMLAPSKANAEPGVTQVASEAPVTTAGTLIGTVHYMAPEQVEGHEADARSDVWAFGTVVYEMATGRRPFDGPSAAAVIGAILRDQPPPISSNQPLAPRLLDHVVARCLAKNPDERWQNIGDVGGELRWIAESRADTPGEAPRLYPVRRSFPRWRSVAIALGMLAVSGAALGWFRMGAPPESPLRASASIALHLDSDVTAGTAPAGASTILSPDGKRIVFVSTDRAGSQILSTRPLDQGEATPLAGTDGGYAPFFSPDGEWVGFFAAGKLMKLRLAGGDPVALCDAPQGRGGSWGKDGKIIAALDARSGLSLVPADGGTVTRATSLDAGALNHRWPHFLPGGTAVLFTIGRTRGNYTSADIGVMDFERHVQKVVLPNAGMAPRYLPTGHLAYVSKGTLYAVPFDLDRLEVRGDAVAVLEGIAAAPEFGSAQIDMSSDGTMVYRRGATSGLRVLEWLDSTGRTESMGLEPAFYQFPRVSPDGSRVAFELNEGATSDILVYDWQRGTRTKLTEGSGVHSDPVWSPDGQYVVFQSSGRLFWRRADGASPAEPLTARQQGQQFPGSFSPDGKVFAFFDILPGSGSLIQTAAVDVSTGRLRLAESLAYRNWKWNSPLPAFSPDGRWMALMAADSGRIEIYVRGFPDTGRQWVISTAGGMHPVWSRSANELFYRREDLRLMVVPYTVTDGAFVAGRPRVWSDRRLHNLGVPSFDLAPDGKRVAAVLSADAPQPAQQQVTLVLNFLDEVRRRVTSSGR
- a CDS encoding M20/M25/M40 family metallo-hydrolase; protein product: MLAIPTLALAQEPLSLQAGQKLAQASFGEYLQLLALPNDAINPPDIQKNIDFLERAFTQRGFVTKQLANKSKPMLFAEWPKKIAGAKTVLYYMHLDGQPVVDKEWSQPSPWQPVVKKRDSSNNWHIIPTEALFATPLDPDLRVFARASSDDKGPIMMLLAAFDGLKQMGVDPAFNVKVLLDSEEEQGYPSIPDVVTASKHLLHSDAIVIHDGPRHQSERPTLIFGNRGSARVTLVVHGPKQPLHSGHFGNYVPNPAVRLSRLIASMKDDQGRVTVAGYYDRITLSDAEKQILADTGDDEAAIRRSTGIKLAELVGGNLQEAIQFPSLNVRSMAAASVGEKASNIIPHQAIAEFDLRTTPEAPPNYLFGLLKAHIEQQGYRLVDGAPSDQDRAAYDKLATLTLGSAGRAVRTPLESPLGKWAYQSLQKASLSGEPVRIRMMGGSVPTDSLVEMLGAPFVIVPLVNGDNNQHTFDENLRVGHYVEGVRTIVVMLQAPPAW
- a CDS encoding serine/threonine-protein kinase — translated: MALPPYDRQHLKEVFAGARALPADRRAAYLAEACDGNEALRLEVESPLSSDERIKKSFLEAPAVVRGDDTSVIGSLEGQRIGPYQLASCIGAGGMGEVYRARDTTLNRQVAIKVLLPAVASDPERLARFRREARVLASLNHQHIAQIHGFEDADGAHALVMELVEGPTLADRIVSGAIPINEALAIASQIADALEAAHEQGIIHRDLKPANIKVREDGTVKVLRLPRRWWTLCGSNRRRPSRRLQTEPHRDVDSGNGQCSRALQLSLSWSRPVVSGACGNRITSGRILWPTPPSSVSPISQGRKLTRQSRQTESS